The genomic DNA CGACACGGCGCTTCGCTATAACAACGAGGTCCAAGTCGGCCAGGCCATCGCCCAAACCGACGTGCCACGCGAAGACATCACCGTCACGACGAAAATTCCGGGCAGATTCCATGGTTACCACGAAGCAAAAACGTCTATCGTCCGGTCGCTGATCGACCTGGATCTACCCTACGTGGATGTGGCATTGATCCACTGGCCGCTCCCGCGCTTGCATAAATATGTCGATACGTGGCGGGCCATGATCGAAATGCGTGATGCCGGTCTGATCCGTGCGATCGGAGTGTCGAACTTTCTGCCCGAACATCTGCAACGACTGGTGGACGAGACCGGTGAGGTGCCCGTGATCAACCAGGTCGAGATGCACCCATATTTCGGGCAAGCCGAACTGCGCGACTTTCACGCTAGATACGGCATTCAGACTCAAGCGTGGTCACCGCTGGGTCGCACCACGGACATGATCCAAGACCCGGTGCTCGTGAAGATCGCCGAAAAGCACGGCGCCACCCCGGCCGAAGTCGTACTGGCCTGGCATGTGCATCACGGCTCCATGCCCCTCCCGGCCTCATCAAACCCACAGCGCCAGCGTCAGAACCTCCTGTTCGAGGTCGAACTCGATGAAGCCGATATTGCCGACATTGACGGGCTAGAACGCGGCCGGCTGTTTTTCGATCCGGCAGAGCACGGAGAGTTCTAGCCCACCAGCTCCCACCGCGGTCTGCAATGTAGGCCGCGTTCAGGCGACTACACTAATCTAAGTCCGATTGTAAGGATTGTGAGTAGATGCGCCCAGTACACGAACGTCGAACCTCAGTGCCCGGCAACCTCATCCGAGGGGCCCTCATTGGTGTGGTGGAAACCATCCCCGGTATCTCCGGTGGCACGGTGGCCCTGGTAGTTGGGATCTACCAACAACTGATCGGATCCGCCTCCGCACTGATCCGCTGGGGCCTGTCGTTGGTTCGCGGTCGAGGCGATGAGGCCCGGCACTACTGGGAACAGGTTTCCTGGCGGCTACTTATTCCGCTGGGCATCGGCATGATTGCGGCGGTATTCACCGTCGCCGGTCCGGTAGCCGATCTTGTCGAAACCTATCCGGAGCAGATGCGCTCGCTATTCTTCGGGATGGTCGCTGCCTCTGTGCTCGTCCCGCTGCTGATGGTCCGTGACGATGTGCAATACCATCGCAAAACATTGGGCTGGCGCCACTTAGTCTTGTTTATTGCTGGGGCCGTGATCACCTTCGGTATCCTCTCGCTGCCAGGGACAACAGCACTTGAACCCCACTGGTATATCGTGCTGCCGGCGGCAGCGATCGCCGTATCTGCCCTGGTGCTACCGGGGCTCTCTGGGTCATTGATCCTGCTGACCGTTGGTCTTTATGAGCCCACCCTGCGCGCGGTGGAGGCGTTAGATCTGGGTTATCTGGCGGTGTTCTTGGCTGGGCTGGCCCTGGGCGCTGTGGTGATTGTCCAGTTGATGAAGTGGTTACTCGATCATCATCACGCCATCACGTTGCTCATTCTCGCTGGTGTCATGGTCGGTGCGTTGCGCGCACTGTGGCCGTATCAAAATGAGGTTGGTGCGCTGCAGCCCATCGGTGACGCCTTTGGTCTCAACGTAGTCCTTGCGCTGCTTGGGGCTGCCGTTGTACTTGTCATGATTGTTCTCGACCGCCGCATGAGTCGCCGTGTACCCCAGCCCGTTCATTAGCGTCGCCGCCGTCGTGCTGACCAACGACGCCGGCCAAGTCGCGTTGGTACGTAAATATCAGACCACCGCGCTGATCTTTCCCGGCGGTAAACCGGAACCGGGCGAAACCGCTCGGGCAGCCGCCGCCCGCGAACTGCACGAAGAACTTGGGATCGTCGTCGCGGCTGAAGACTTTACCCACGTGGGGGAATACACCA from Enteractinococcus fodinae includes the following:
- a CDS encoding aldo/keto reductase, which encodes MRSDLIGFGTLVQAGRDNPDVYRAATLSALEVGYRTLDTALRYNNEVQVGQAIAQTDVPREDITVTTKIPGRFHGYHEAKTSIVRSLIDLDLPYVDVALIHWPLPRLHKYVDTWRAMIEMRDAGLIRAIGVSNFLPEHLQRLVDETGEVPVINQVEMHPYFGQAELRDFHARYGIQTQAWSPLGRTTDMIQDPVLVKIAEKHGATPAEVVLAWHVHHGSMPLPASSNPQRQRQNLLFEVELDEADIADIDGLERGRLFFDPAEHGEF
- a CDS encoding DUF368 domain-containing protein, producing the protein MRPVHERRTSVPGNLIRGALIGVVETIPGISGGTVALVVGIYQQLIGSASALIRWGLSLVRGRGDEARHYWEQVSWRLLIPLGIGMIAAVFTVAGPVADLVETYPEQMRSLFFGMVAASVLVPLLMVRDDVQYHRKTLGWRHLVLFIAGAVITFGILSLPGTTALEPHWYIVLPAAAIAVSALVLPGLSGSLILLTVGLYEPTLRAVEALDLGYLAVFLAGLALGAVVIVQLMKWLLDHHHAITLLILAGVMVGALRALWPYQNEVGALQPIGDAFGLNVVLALLGAAVVLVMIVLDRRMSRRVPQPVH
- a CDS encoding NUDIX hydrolase, producing the protein MYPSPFISVAAVVLTNDAGQVALVRKYQTTALIFPGGKPEPGETARAAAARELHEELGIVVAAEDFTHVGEYTTRAANEAATELRSDVYSTHLPPGQHASAQAEIAEMWWVDPAALDVPAGYRLAPLSSRVLQLLAQGTVPGQHR